Proteins encoded together in one Microbacterium oxydans window:
- a CDS encoding acetylxylan esterase: MTQEPAEEMTEYPLSVLLAPLPAPAEPADFDDFWRSTFREFGAGPVAWERTRELESTETHRVTEIRFSSSAGERAAAYVMLPQDADDIRRGVVVGHGYGGRTGPDPDRVPADTAAILPCAPGTHPGTASRFPAVPDEHVLAGIAHRDTYSHRFAVADVWRAATILLEIAPAASGALDFHGGSFGGGIGAMALPWDDRFRRAALDVPSFGNHDVRLTRRGTGSGEAVRRHLRSHPEVRPVLDYYDAAIAARRLRLPVQVSAAVLDPAVDPRGQFAVYHALSGPRRLGVRANGHLSGAIGEQADRLALQDGLDFLALPDERLE; the protein is encoded by the coding sequence GTGACCCAGGAACCTGCCGAGGAGATGACCGAGTACCCGCTGAGCGTGCTGCTCGCGCCTCTCCCCGCGCCCGCGGAGCCCGCCGACTTCGACGACTTCTGGCGGTCCACGTTCCGGGAGTTCGGTGCAGGCCCGGTGGCCTGGGAGCGCACGCGGGAGCTCGAGTCGACCGAGACGCACCGCGTCACCGAGATCCGCTTCTCCTCCTCCGCCGGCGAGCGGGCCGCCGCGTACGTGATGCTGCCCCAGGATGCCGACGACATCCGGCGCGGAGTCGTCGTCGGGCACGGCTACGGCGGGCGCACCGGCCCCGATCCGGACCGCGTCCCGGCCGACACCGCCGCGATCCTGCCCTGCGCCCCGGGCACGCACCCCGGCACCGCGAGCCGCTTCCCGGCTGTTCCCGACGAGCACGTCCTCGCCGGGATCGCGCACCGGGACACGTACTCGCACCGCTTCGCCGTGGCGGATGTCTGGCGTGCGGCGACCATCCTGCTCGAGATCGCGCCCGCGGCGTCCGGAGCCCTCGACTTCCACGGTGGGAGCTTCGGCGGCGGCATCGGTGCGATGGCCCTCCCCTGGGACGACCGGTTCCGTCGGGCGGCCCTGGACGTGCCGAGCTTCGGGAACCACGATGTGCGCCTCACCCGGCGAGGAACCGGCAGCGGCGAGGCTGTTCGACGGCACCTGCGATCGCACCCCGAGGTGCGCCCTGTGCTCGACTACTACGACGCGGCGATCGCGGCGCGGCGCCTGCGTCTTCCCGTGCAGGTGAGCGCGGCGGTGCTCGACCCCGCGGTCGACCCGCGGGGCCAGTTCGCGGTGTACCACGCGCTGTCCGGCCCACGGCGGCTCGGCGTGCGCGCCAACGGTCACCTCTCCGGGGCGATCGGCGAGCAGGCGGACCGGCTGGCGCTGCAGGACGGCCTGGACTTCCTCGCGCTCCCCGACGAGCGCCTCGAGTGA
- a CDS encoding response regulator transcription factor, with protein MTSDLPEMHRPDGSPLRILAVDDEQMLTDLLAMALRMEGWEVRTASSGMEALQVAREFEPDALVLDIMMPDLDGMSVLKRLRESGNLVPVLFLTAKDAVGDRVAGLTAGGDDYVTKPFSLEEVIARLRAIIRRTGHATADDGQSILRVADLTLNEDSHEVVRDGTEIDLTATEFELLRYLMRNERRVLSKAQILDRVWSYDFGGKSSVVELYISYLRKKIDAGRTPLLHTVRGVGYMIKAPQ; from the coding sequence ATGACCAGCGACCTGCCCGAAATGCACCGTCCCGACGGCTCCCCTCTGCGCATCCTCGCCGTCGACGACGAGCAGATGCTGACCGACCTGCTCGCGATGGCGCTGCGCATGGAGGGCTGGGAGGTGCGCACCGCCTCCTCGGGCATGGAGGCGCTCCAGGTCGCGCGCGAGTTCGAGCCGGATGCACTCGTGCTCGACATCATGATGCCCGACCTGGACGGCATGTCGGTGCTCAAGCGGCTCCGCGAGTCCGGCAACCTCGTCCCGGTGCTCTTCCTCACGGCCAAGGACGCCGTGGGCGACCGCGTCGCCGGGCTCACCGCCGGCGGAGACGACTACGTCACCAAGCCGTTCAGCCTGGAAGAGGTGATCGCGCGTCTGCGGGCGATCATCCGCCGCACCGGCCACGCGACCGCCGACGACGGACAGTCGATCCTCCGCGTCGCCGACCTCACCCTCAACGAGGACAGCCACGAGGTGGTCCGCGACGGCACCGAGATCGACCTCACCGCCACCGAGTTCGAACTGCTGCGCTACCTGATGCGCAACGAGCGCCGGGTGCTCTCGAAGGCGCAGATCCTCGACCGGGTCTGGAGCTACGACTTCGGCGGCAAGTCGTCCGTCGTCGAGCTGTACATCTCGTACCTGCGCAAGAAGATCGACGCGGGACGCACGCCGCTGCTGCACACCGTCCGCGGCGTCGGCTACATGATCAAGGCCCCGCAGTGA
- a CDS encoding sensor histidine kinase, whose translation MSLQTRLMTAVIGFVSLILVIVAVITSATLGKTMEDQLDQKLATNAHLVQRWAEATDAPEATAPNVLAGHTVPAAGLLVAVVSPLTGASGVIVKNSAQDEFTGTLQTLDRKQMTEIGMALAGTTVATVSISDLGSYRLMALPAAGGIVVVTGLPRDDIQNQLTQLLTVIALATIGGLILLALTTAITIRVGLRPLRAVATTATRVANQQLDRGEVSITERVPASEADPRTETGLVGASLNKLLDHVNTSLASRQKNEERMRRFVADASHELRTPLASIRGYSELSLRALRQTEAPAEHPEVVESTTSSLERIQAQSLRMTRLVEDLLLLARLDEGRELVYGTVDLTQLALEGLSDARPTAADHHWTIEVPDEPVTVVGDAGRLHQVVGNLLANARTHTPAGTTITLSVAREGDEAVLRVHDDGPGIDPAIRDELFARFARGDSSRARQTGGTGLGLAIAKAIVEGHHGFITVSSEPGDTTFTVRIPVNPAATVADTEA comes from the coding sequence ATGAGCCTGCAGACACGGCTGATGACCGCCGTGATCGGGTTCGTGTCGCTGATCCTCGTCATCGTCGCCGTGATCACCAGCGCCACGCTGGGCAAGACGATGGAGGACCAGCTCGACCAGAAGCTGGCCACCAACGCGCATCTGGTGCAGCGGTGGGCGGAGGCGACGGATGCGCCCGAGGCGACGGCGCCCAACGTCCTGGCCGGGCACACCGTGCCGGCGGCGGGGCTGCTGGTCGCCGTGGTCAGTCCGCTCACCGGAGCCAGCGGCGTGATCGTGAAGAACTCGGCGCAGGACGAGTTCACCGGCACTCTGCAGACGCTCGACCGGAAGCAGATGACCGAGATCGGCATGGCACTGGCGGGAACCACCGTGGCCACGGTCTCGATCAGCGATCTCGGCTCCTACCGGCTCATGGCGCTGCCCGCGGCGGGAGGCATCGTCGTCGTCACCGGCCTGCCCCGCGACGACATCCAGAATCAGCTCACGCAGCTGCTCACCGTGATCGCCCTCGCGACCATCGGCGGCCTGATCCTGCTGGCGCTGACCACCGCGATCACGATCCGCGTGGGCCTGCGCCCGCTGCGCGCGGTCGCCACGACGGCGACCCGGGTGGCGAATCAGCAGCTCGACCGCGGCGAGGTCAGCATCACCGAGCGCGTGCCGGCCTCGGAGGCCGATCCGCGCACCGAGACCGGGCTCGTCGGGGCCTCCCTGAACAAGCTCCTCGACCACGTGAACACCTCGCTGGCGTCGAGGCAGAAGAACGAGGAGCGGATGCGCCGCTTCGTCGCGGACGCCAGCCATGAGCTGCGCACCCCGCTCGCGTCCATCCGCGGCTACTCGGAGTTGTCGCTGCGCGCGCTGCGTCAGACCGAGGCACCGGCCGAGCACCCGGAGGTCGTCGAGAGCACGACCTCCTCGCTGGAGCGCATCCAGGCGCAATCGCTGCGGATGACCCGGCTCGTCGAGGATCTGCTGCTGCTCGCGCGTCTCGACGAGGGCCGCGAGCTGGTCTACGGAACGGTCGACCTCACGCAGCTGGCTCTGGAAGGGCTCTCGGACGCCCGCCCCACGGCGGCGGACCACCACTGGACCATCGAGGTCCCCGACGAGCCCGTCACCGTGGTGGGCGACGCCGGCCGGCTCCACCAGGTCGTCGGCAACCTGCTCGCGAACGCCCGCACGCACACCCCCGCGGGCACCACGATCACGCTGAGCGTGGCCAGGGAGGGTGACGAGGCGGTGCTGCGCGTCCACGACGACGGACCCGGCATCGACCCGGCGATCCGCGACGAGCTCTTCGCGCGCTTCGCCCGCGGCGACAGCTCACGCGCCCGGCAGACGGGCGGCACGGGTCTCGGCCTCGCGATCGCCAAGGCCATCGTCGAGGGGCACCACGGCTTCATCACCGTGAGCAGCGAACCCGGCGACACGACCTTCACGGTGCGCATCCCGGTCAACCCCGCCGCCACCGTCGCCGACACCGAAGCCTGA
- a CDS encoding flavodoxin reductase: MITSFAAARQRVLAVLGSLSMYRLVLFALIALAVIAFALSLFGVIVSPTPLELVASFLVLAIVISAVDAVAQRILRLPWRIESSLVTALILLFVLRPGVELGALLGLALAGAVASVSKYLIAWRGRHIFNPAAFGAAVVSILGAFGAFEWLGTSSSWWVGTPVLTIPVAVLGLAVLWRTEKVRIVLVFLLVAVATSVVRQAVQAAEFDIGFDVLTALQFAVLQSPFVFVGAFMLSEPLTLPPRRRQQVAVAVVVGLLAGWPISVAGLFTLGQERALLIGNLLAFAFALRGSVRLVLQRREFVSPTAQELTFRAKGRVRFLPGQYLELDVPHHRPDARGTRREFSIVSAPADLPTLRIAYKNGDQKHPSSYKRALAAAEPGATFAVTGTWGDFILPRGDQPVLMVAAGIGVTPFVSQLRQLQATGQQRDVVLVYVASDASELAFREELAATGVRTVVFTRDEPTDLPPHWSWAQGARLDAESLERTVADLSARHAFISGPPRLIADLAPALQKARSLTTDAFAGY, translated from the coding sequence GTGATCACGTCATTCGCCGCCGCACGCCAACGGGTCCTCGCGGTGCTCGGCTCCCTGTCGATGTACCGTCTCGTGCTCTTCGCGCTCATCGCCCTCGCCGTGATCGCGTTCGCGCTGTCGCTGTTCGGCGTGATCGTGTCGCCGACTCCGCTCGAGCTCGTGGCGTCGTTCCTGGTGCTCGCGATCGTGATCTCGGCCGTCGACGCGGTGGCGCAGCGCATCCTGCGGCTCCCGTGGCGCATCGAGTCCTCGCTCGTCACCGCGCTCATCCTGCTGTTCGTCCTGCGGCCGGGCGTCGAGCTCGGCGCCCTCCTCGGCCTCGCGCTGGCGGGAGCGGTGGCGAGCGTCTCGAAGTACCTCATCGCCTGGCGCGGTCGCCACATCTTCAACCCCGCGGCGTTCGGCGCCGCGGTGGTCTCGATCCTCGGCGCGTTCGGCGCGTTCGAGTGGCTGGGCACCTCCTCCTCGTGGTGGGTCGGCACGCCCGTGCTCACGATCCCCGTGGCCGTCCTCGGCCTCGCGGTGCTGTGGCGCACCGAGAAGGTGCGGATCGTGCTGGTGTTCCTGCTCGTCGCTGTCGCCACCTCGGTGGTGCGGCAGGCGGTGCAGGCGGCCGAGTTCGACATCGGCTTCGACGTGCTGACCGCGCTGCAGTTCGCGGTGCTCCAGTCGCCGTTCGTGTTCGTCGGGGCGTTCATGCTGTCCGAGCCGCTCACGCTGCCGCCACGCCGCCGCCAGCAGGTCGCCGTGGCCGTCGTGGTGGGCCTCCTGGCCGGATGGCCGATCTCCGTCGCCGGGCTCTTCACGCTCGGACAGGAGCGCGCGCTGCTGATCGGGAACCTGCTGGCGTTCGCCTTCGCCCTGCGCGGTTCGGTGCGGCTCGTGCTCCAGCGGCGCGAGTTCGTCTCCCCGACCGCGCAGGAGCTCACCTTCCGGGCGAAGGGGCGCGTGCGCTTCCTGCCCGGTCAGTACCTCGAGCTCGACGTGCCGCATCACCGGCCCGACGCCCGCGGCACTCGGCGGGAGTTCAGCATCGTCTCCGCTCCGGCCGACCTGCCGACGCTGCGCATCGCCTACAAGAACGGCGACCAGAAGCATCCGTCCAGCTACAAGCGCGCCCTGGCCGCGGCCGAGCCCGGCGCGACGTTCGCGGTGACCGGCACCTGGGGGGACTTCATCCTGCCCCGAGGCGACCAGCCGGTGCTCATGGTGGCGGCGGGCATCGGCGTCACGCCGTTCGTGTCGCAGCTGCGTCAGCTGCAGGCGACGGGTCAGCAGCGCGACGTGGTGCTCGTGTACGTCGCCTCCGACGCGTCCGAGCTCGCCTTCCGGGAGGAGCTGGCCGCCACCGGCGTGCGCACGGTCGTGTTCACGCGCGACGAGCCGACCGACCTGCCCCCGCACTGGAGCTGGGCGCAGGGCGCCCGCCTGGACGCGGAGAGCCTGGAGCGCACCGTCGCCGACCTCTCCGCGCGGCACGCGTTCATCTCCGGGCCGCCCCGACTCATCGCCGATCTCGCGCCGGCCCTGCAGAAGGCCCGCAGCCTCACGACCGACGCCTTCGCCGGCTACTGA
- a CDS encoding FAD:protein FMN transferase: MASWRFEAIGTHWEIESAQELTDSARAAVSAEIERFDREWSRFRQDSEVRRLGREGGAFASADARPMLDAYRELSAATAGAVNPLVADSLDALGYDAEYSLVAGDPVRAPEGWERQVSWTAGEVTASVPALFDVGALGKGRLVDLVMRVLERVPGDLVVDAGGDIRVRGAAVRIGLEHPYDARKAIGVVEVQDQALCASAINRRAWGSGLHHVLDARTGQPVRTWAATWALAPDTMTADAVATALFFDGGPELADAWGVEWVRMSTDGRVQRSPGCPAELFLAGGDTRRAAQD, encoded by the coding sequence ATGGCGAGCTGGCGCTTCGAGGCGATCGGAACGCACTGGGAGATCGAGTCGGCGCAGGAGCTGACCGACAGCGCTCGTGCGGCGGTCTCCGCCGAGATCGAGCGGTTCGACCGGGAGTGGTCGCGGTTCCGGCAGGACTCCGAGGTCCGTCGCCTCGGGCGCGAGGGCGGTGCCTTCGCCTCCGCCGACGCCCGTCCGATGCTCGACGCGTATCGGGAGCTCTCCGCGGCGACCGCCGGTGCCGTGAACCCGCTGGTGGCCGACAGCCTCGACGCGCTCGGCTACGACGCGGAGTACTCGCTCGTCGCCGGAGATCCGGTGCGCGCGCCGGAAGGCTGGGAGCGGCAGGTGTCCTGGACGGCCGGCGAGGTCACCGCATCCGTCCCCGCGCTCTTCGACGTCGGAGCCCTGGGCAAGGGCCGCCTGGTCGACCTCGTGATGCGCGTCCTGGAGCGCGTGCCCGGCGACCTCGTGGTGGATGCCGGTGGCGACATCCGCGTGCGCGGCGCGGCCGTGCGCATCGGCCTCGAGCACCCGTACGACGCGCGGAAGGCGATCGGCGTGGTCGAGGTGCAGGACCAGGCGCTGTGCGCGTCGGCGATCAACCGCCGGGCCTGGGGGAGCGGACTGCATCACGTGCTCGACGCCCGCACCGGACAGCCCGTTCGTACGTGGGCGGCCACCTGGGCGCTCGCTCCGGACACGATGACGGCCGATGCCGTGGCGACCGCGCTGTTCTTCGACGGCGGCCCCGAACTCGCCGACGCCTGGGGTGTGGAATGGGTCCGCATGAGCACCGACGGGCGGGTGCAGCGCTCGCCCGGGTGCCCGGCGGAGTTGTTCCTCGCCGGAGGCGACACGCGCCGCGCGGCGCAGGATTAG
- a CDS encoding FMN-binding protein — MIRTTVPTSVRKGSAILGIAGLFVLAGCSGNADAESPADGGATADSGSSSSSGGDSTGAYTDGTYTAEGSYQTPETVEQISVTLTLADGVVTDVEVTGDPQAPESKQYQGQFIDGIADEVVGVAVDDLNVSRVAGSSLTSGGFNDAVQSIKEQAAA; from the coding sequence ATGATCCGCACGACCGTACCGACCTCTGTCCGCAAGGGATCCGCGATCCTCGGGATCGCGGGACTCTTCGTCCTCGCCGGCTGCTCCGGCAACGCCGACGCCGAGTCCCCGGCCGACGGCGGCGCCACCGCGGACTCCGGATCGTCCTCCTCGTCCGGTGGCGACTCGACGGGCGCGTACACCGACGGCACCTACACCGCCGAGGGTTCGTACCAGACGCCCGAGACCGTCGAGCAGATCTCGGTCACGCTCACCCTCGCCGACGGCGTCGTGACCGACGTCGAGGTCACGGGCGACCCCCAGGCCCCCGAGAGCAAGCAGTACCAGGGCCAGTTCATCGACGGCATCGCCGATGAGGTCGTGGGCGTGGCCGTCGACGACCTGAACGTCAGCCGCGTCGCGGGCTCCTCGCTCACCAGCGGCGGCTTCAACGACGCCGTGCAGTCCATCAAGGAGCAGGCGGCCGCCTAG
- a CDS encoding ribose-phosphate diphosphokinase, with protein MARKKKTVDLDRDNGVAPGIIAKTKKRLVVAGGRSHPALTAAVAEALGTEIAPVEHRTFASGEIYARFEVSIRGVDLFLIQTFGEPVNEWLMETLIMIDAAKRASAKRITVVAPYYPYSRQDKKGRGREPISARLVADLLKTAGADRVMSVDLHAAQIQGFFDGPVDHLFAKPVLLDYFERTLSPADREILTVVSPDMGRVRVADTWSDSLGAPLAIIHKRRDPKVANQVSVHEIVGTVEGRTCLLVDDMIDTGGTIVKAAQALKAAGAHRVIVAATHAIFSDPASDRLQDSSIDEVVITDTIPLTESRRWDNLTILPIAPLLARAIHEVFEDGSVTSMFGGDA; from the coding sequence ATGGCGCGCAAGAAGAAGACGGTCGATCTGGATCGCGACAACGGCGTGGCCCCCGGGATCATCGCCAAGACCAAGAAGCGGCTCGTCGTCGCCGGTGGTCGCTCGCATCCGGCACTCACCGCAGCGGTCGCCGAGGCCCTCGGCACCGAGATCGCGCCGGTCGAGCACCGCACGTTCGCCTCGGGTGAGATCTACGCCCGCTTCGAGGTGTCGATCCGCGGAGTGGACCTGTTCCTGATCCAGACCTTCGGCGAGCCGGTCAACGAGTGGCTCATGGAGACGCTCATCATGATCGACGCCGCGAAGCGCGCATCGGCCAAGCGCATCACCGTCGTCGCCCCGTACTATCCGTATTCGCGTCAGGACAAGAAGGGCCGCGGTCGCGAGCCGATCAGCGCCCGCCTCGTCGCCGACCTCCTCAAGACCGCCGGTGCCGACCGTGTCATGAGCGTCGACCTGCACGCCGCGCAGATCCAGGGCTTCTTCGACGGTCCCGTCGACCACCTGTTCGCGAAGCCGGTTCTGCTGGACTACTTCGAGCGCACCCTCTCGCCCGCCGACCGCGAGATCCTCACGGTCGTCTCGCCCGACATGGGCCGCGTGCGCGTCGCCGACACCTGGTCGGACAGCCTGGGCGCCCCGCTCGCGATCATCCACAAGCGTCGTGACCCGAAGGTCGCCAACCAGGTCTCCGTGCACGAGATCGTCGGCACGGTCGAGGGCCGCACCTGCCTCCTCGTCGACGACATGATCGACACCGGCGGCACGATCGTCAAGGCCGCGCAGGCGCTCAAGGCCGCAGGTGCCCACCGCGTCATCGTCGCGGCCACCCACGCGATCTTCAGCGACCCGGCATCCGATCGGCTGCAGGACTCGTCCATCGACGAGGTCGTCATCACCGACACGATCCCGCTCACGGAATCGCGTCGCTGGGACAACCTGACGATCCTCCCGATCGCCCCCCTGCTCGCACGCGCCATCCACGAGGTCTTCGAGGACGGATCCGTCACGAGCATGTTCGGCGGCGACGCGTAA